One stretch of Epinephelus lanceolatus isolate andai-2023 chromosome 15, ASM4190304v1, whole genome shotgun sequence DNA includes these proteins:
- the cln8 gene encoding protein CLN8, whose translation MDPDQHTKAVTQPSAENFSWDYRVQLIGLGFAFYAGIFLLSHLLSVALTRTYNSLVAKEKVFWNLAATRAVFGIQSTVAGLRALTEDSALTSDRVKGQADWSWFNVLTATGFFVFENVALHASSVVFRSFDLPLATHHFFALTGYAGAVVWDSMGHFLPMVTLLLEMSTPFTCISWMLLKAGWARTLFWRANQWVMIHAFHCRMVLTYYMWWVTLNHWGELSSNVAVPPLFIYLTGLTLLTFILNPIWTHKKTMQLFNPVDWNFGNKLVPVNSTTEGQSEVSVKPHAN comes from the exons ATGGATCCTGACCAGCATACCAAAGCTGTTACCCAGCCTAGTGCAGAAAACTTTTCATGGGACTACCGCGTCCAGCTTATCGGCCTGGGCTTTGCCTTCTATGCCGGAATATTCCTCCTCTCCCACCTCCTGTCTGTGGCATTGACCCGCACCTACAACTCCCTGGTGGCTAAGGAGAAAGTTTTCTGGAACCTCGCAGCAACTCGGGCGGTGTTTGGCATCCAGAGCACCGTAGCCGGTCTGCGGGCCCTGACTGAGGACTCTGCGTTAACCAGTGACAGAGTGAAGGGGCAAGCAGATTGGTCGTGGTTCAATGTCCTCACAGCCACAGGTTTCTTTGTGTTTGAGAATGTAGCACTTCACGCCTCCAGCGTGGTGTTTAGGTCATTTGACCTCCCACTGGCGACGCACCATTTCTTCGCCCTGACAGGATATGCAGGAGCAGTGGTGTGGGATTCTATGGGCCACTTCCTGCCGATGGTTACGTTGCTGCTTGAGATGAGCACACCATTCACCTGTATATCCTGGATGTTACTGAAG GCTGGCTGGGCACGCACCCTGTTTTGGAGAGCCAACCAGTGGGTGATGATCCACGCCTTCCACTGTCGCATGGTGCTCACTTACTACATGTGGTGGGTAACCTTGAACCACTGGGGAGAGCTCAGCAGCAATGTGGCCGTGCCCCCACTGTTTATTTACTTAACTGGCCTCACTCTGCTCACGTTTATCCTCAACCCCATCTGGACGCACAAGAAGACCATGCAGCTGTTTAATCCTGTGGACTGGAACTTTGGAAACAAGCTGGTACCCGTAAACAGTACCACAGAGGGTCAGTCTGAGGTTTCAGTCAAACCCCACGCCAACTGA